The genomic window CAGCCCTGTCTGGGGCGGTTTCCTCAGCAGGAAACATGGGACCGGTGTTTATGGAGGGCGGACAGATGGTAGAGCTGAGCTGGATGAGCAAAAGTATCTGGATCCTGTTGATGTTGGCGGGTCGTCTGGAGATGCTTCCGCTTCTGGCAATATTTAATAGGAGCTTTCTCCCAGATTCAAAGTAATGTACATTGTAATCACCGGAATCAACACACTTTCCAGAAGACTGGTTGACAGACTGGAAGGCAGACACGATGTGGTAGTAATAGAAGAGGACGAAGACAAATGTGAGAGACTGTACTCTTCAAGCGGGGCAACAGTCATTAACAAAGCACCGTCAACACTTTCAGCACTGGAAGACGCTGGAATAACACAAGCCGATGTACTGATCTCAACACAGAAAGACGACAACGAAAACATGGTAGTATGCTCACTCGGGAAAAAATACGGTGTGCCAAAAGTAGTCTCACGGATGGAAGACGACGAATACTTCGAAGCATTCCAGATAATCGACGCACAAGCCATCGGACACACAGACCTACTTCTCTCAGAATTCCTATCAGCAGTAGAACACCCCTACCTCGTGAAACTGGCTAACCTTTCAGGCGACA from Candidatus Nanohalobium constans includes these protein-coding regions:
- a CDS encoding potassium channel family protein produces the protein MYIVITGINTLSRRLVDRLEGRHDVVVIEEDEDKCERLYSSSGATVINKAPSTLSALEDAGITQADVLISTQKDDNENMVVCSLGKKYGVPKVVSRMEDDEYFEAFQIIDAQAIGHTDLLLSEFLSAVEHPYLVKLANLSGDREVLKASIKDDSSLRGKTIKQMKHRKKFPNEFLVTSIIKEEDTMNAEPETEIEEEDSIILIGPQDEKEKLDKFFQNQ